A single region of the Mesotoga infera genome encodes:
- a CDS encoding MgtC/SapB family protein, with the protein MEYLDLSFRLFCALVAGALIGVTRERIYKPAGLRTHSLICVGAAFITVLSTTVFVTAEHGDPGRVAAQIVSGIGFLGAGTILKKGFSVKGLTTAATLWVTAAVGMGFGSGEYLLSAIVTVFALMIVLFLKKIELLIGGRNLPRVLIVANNTQEMSKKVSEWFMDNGLTVESLEIDEDEESLSLLVEVSKGDAIKVKTLIVGLSRLKGIRSAELR; encoded by the coding sequence TTGGAGTATCTGGATTTATCCTTTAGATTATTCTGTGCCCTAGTTGCGGGAGCATTGATTGGAGTCACGAGAGAGAGAATCTATAAGCCTGCTGGACTTAGGACGCATTCGCTAATTTGCGTCGGGGCCGCCTTTATAACGGTTCTTTCCACGACCGTTTTTGTAACTGCCGAACACGGTGACCCTGGCCGTGTTGCTGCACAAATTGTTTCTGGAATAGGATTTCTGGGTGCGGGAACCATATTGAAGAAGGGGTTTTCCGTTAAGGGCTTGACAACGGCTGCAACACTATGGGTGACCGCTGCCGTAGGAATGGGATTCGGCAGTGGAGAGTACTTGCTTTCTGCAATTGTTACGGTATTTGCATTGATGATTGTTCTCTTTCTCAAGAAAATAGAGCTTCTCATAGGGGGAAGAAATCTACCCAGGGTCCTAATTGTCGCCAACAACACTCAAGAGATGTCTAAGAAGGTTTCAGAATGGTTCATGGATAATGGATTGACAGTTGAGTCGCTAGAAATCGACGAGGACGAAGAGAGCTTAAGTCTCTTGGTTGAAGTGAGTAAAGGCGATGCAATAAAAGTCAAGACTCTTATTGTTGGGCTTTCAAGACTGAAGGGCATTAGAAGTGCTGAGCTTCGTTAG